The DNA region ACTTTTCATCATCTTCCTCACTTTAAACTTAACTTAAATAATTCTCAAAATTCTAAGATAAAATTACGGATTATATTTAATAGAGATTAAAAAACTCTTAATTATTTTCTTGTAAATCAAAAATTAACTGATTGTAAGTAACCTTATAAGAATTGACAACCTCCATTAAAGTTTCCACACCAGCTTTAATGCCTCCTTGCTTTTCCTTTTCAAGCAAGGTTTTATAAACACTTTCCATTATAGAAATGGCTTTAGGATTAGGCTTTCTACGCACGGAATAGTAATTAATAATATTACCATTTTCATCAAAAGAAGCTGTAATATTTGCAAAAACCCAATAATAATCTCCACTTTTTGCCTTATTTTTTACAAAAGCAAAAATTTCGTGTCCCTTAGTAATATAATCCCATAAGCATTTAAACACGGTGCGTGGCATATCCTCGTGCCTTACTATGCTATGTGGCTTATATAAAATTTCGTCCATTGTATAGCCTGCGTATTTTAAAAAATCATCATTTGCATAAATAATATCACCCCTTAAATCTGTCTTTGAGGTAATGAGTGTATCATCTGCTAAAACTATCTCTTTCACCACTAATCCCTTATAATAAAATATTTATAAAATATTTTATTTTTATTAATTAAAACAAAATCTTGTTTATTATACCAAAAATTCAGCCCTTAAATCAAAAAAAAAAAACGCTTATAAAGCTAATTTTAGCTACAATTATTAAATAATTTTTATTACAAAAGGGTAAATTTTGTTTCTTTTCATCACAAAAGAAAAATGCAAAAATATGCTCAAAAGTCTTGCTTTTTGGGTTATTTTAGGCATTATTTTGGGAATTATTTTAGGCTGTGTGCATAAGGAGTTGGCTTTAAATGTTAAAGTTGGAGTGGATTATTTTATCCACGCTTTAAAAATTCTCATCGGTCCCATTATTTTTGTAACGATTATTTTAGGCATCATCAGTCTTGATAATCTTAAAAAAGTTGGCTCCATAGGGCTTAAATCCGTGATTTACTTTGAGCTTGTTAGCACTCTTGCTTTGGCTGTTGGAATTTTCATTACAAATATTTTAAAACCAGGCGCAAATATGAATTTAAATCCTAATGAAATCAATAGCAAAGGTATAGAGCAGTATCTTGCAAAAAGCAATGCCGACATTAGTGCAAGCTCTGAAATCATACAAATCTTAAAAGACGCTATCCCAACGGATCTCATCAGCCCATTTACGGAGGGAAAAACCTTACAGGTTTTAGTCCTTGCTATACTTACAGCTCTTATCATTTCTTTAATGAAAAATGAAGATAAGCAAAGCATACAAAAAGTCTTTGAAGTCGTGCAAAATTTCGTTTTTAAAATCTTACAAATCATAATGTATTTTAGTCCCATAGCCGCCTTTTGTGCTATGGCTTTTCTCATCGCACAATATGGCTTAAGCTCGCTTCTTAATCTTGGCTATTTACTTTTAGTGATGCTTTTTGCTTGTCTTGTGTTTATCTTTGGAATTTTAGGGATTATTTGCTATTTGGCGAAGGTCAATATCTTTAAATTTATGCGTTTTATCGCCGCAGAGGTTTTAATCGTCTTTGCCACAAGCTCAAGCGAATCCGCTCTCGCCCCTTTAATGAAAAAACTCGAAAAAGCAGGAATTTCAAAAGCCACAGTAGGACTTGTTTTACCGACTGGATATAGCTTTAATTTAGACTGCACAAATATCTATTTATCCGTGTGTCTCATCTTTTTAGCACAAGCTTTTGGTGTGAATTTATCCCTTAGCCACGAACTTAGCATTTTACTTGTTTTAATGGTCGCTTCAAAAGGAGCAGTTGGCGTTACAGGCTCTGGTTTTATCGTGCTTGGAAGCACTTTAGCCGCACTTGGCGGTATGCAAATAGAAGAAGCTGGAGGCACTTTAGCAGAAGTTTTACCCATAGCTGCCATTAGCATTTTGCTAGGAGTGGATAAATTTATGTCAGAAATGAGAGCTGTGGGAAATTTGTGCGGAAATAGTGTCGCCGCACTTATCGTTGGCATTTGGGATAAGCAAATTGACTGGGAGAAATTCAATTACGCTATCAATCATCCTGAAAAATTTCGCAACGAAACTTTAAACTAACGATTTCTTTGAAAGAAATCGTAGCGATTAATTTCCTCAAATTTGCTTTCATCTTCTTTTAATTGTCTTAAAAAACTTTTATTTAAGCTAAAATTAAAGCCTACGCGGACGGCATTTTGAATTTCATCTTCTTTATTTTGACTTTGAAAAAGATTGAAATTAAGCACCTTATAAGGCTTATAGGTGATTTGATAATTTGCCTTTTCATTATCCTTACTCACATCAAAAATGACGGATTCGTAAGACGGAACAACAAAGCTAAGACCTAATTGCAAATTCCTCTCCACGCTTTTATCTTGAGGCATATAATAATTTGTATAAGCTTTAAGCGTATCCGTATAGCCAAATTCCGCACCCCAACTTGAGCTATCGCTATTTTCTTCTTTGTGCTTATCGATAAAGCCATTAACGCCAAACAAAAAATTCTCGTGCATATAGCGATTAATCAAGCCACCAGAATAATTATAGCTTTCTTGAGAAACGAAAATTTCTTTTTGAAAAAGCAAGGAGTCGTTTTCTC from Campylobacter upsaliensis includes:
- the cetC gene encoding energy taxis response protein CetC, coding for MKEIVLADDTLITSKTDLRGDIIYANDDFLKYAGYTMDEILYKPHSIVRHEDMPRTVFKCLWDYITKGHEIFAFVKNKAKSGDYYWVFANITASFDENGNIINYYSVRRKPNPKAISIMESVYKTLLEKEKQGGIKAGVETLMEVVNSYKVTYNQLIFDLQENN
- a CDS encoding cation:dicarboxylate symporter family transporter, with product MLKSLAFWVILGIILGIILGCVHKELALNVKVGVDYFIHALKILIGPIIFVTIILGIISLDNLKKVGSIGLKSVIYFELVSTLALAVGIFITNILKPGANMNLNPNEINSKGIEQYLAKSNADISASSEIIQILKDAIPTDLISPFTEGKTLQVLVLAILTALIISLMKNEDKQSIQKVFEVVQNFVFKILQIIMYFSPIAAFCAMAFLIAQYGLSSLLNLGYLLLVMLFACLVFIFGILGIICYLAKVNIFKFMRFIAAEVLIVFATSSSESALAPLMKKLEKAGISKATVGLVLPTGYSFNLDCTNIYLSVCLIFLAQAFGVNLSLSHELSILLVLMVASKGAVGVTGSGFIVLGSTLAALGGMQIEEAGGTLAEVLPIAAISILLGVDKFMSEMRAVGNLCGNSVAALIVGIWDKQIDWEKFNYAINHPEKFRNETLN
- a CDS encoding inverse autotransporter beta domain-containing protein, translated to MMKKTLIGILLCLFAQNSFIFADVLGKALEENKEGNWTRFKFKYENNTPEVQEESVDFQAALNSALSSAFEKNNGIDQTEGNLDFQNENFQMKNLTSLYEGENDSLLFQKEIFVSQESYNYSGGLINRYMHENFLFGVNGFIDKHKEENSDSSSWGAEFGYTDTLKAYTNYYMPQDKSVERNLQLGLSFVVPSYESVIFDVSKDNEKANYQITYKPYKVLNFNLFQSQNKEDEIQNAVRVGFNFSLNKSFLRQLKEDESKFEEINRYDFFQRNR